CCACCTGTTCAGGGTGTAGTTACTGTAGGTAGCAAGCAGCTTTCAAATAGAAACGGGAACGTTAAGGGTGGAATCGTAGTTAATGGCCTTTAACCGTTAACGTTTTATGGACCCTTTAGAGCCCCAAACAACACCCCACCCTCTTCTATTCATCTGGGTAGTAAGTTAGTAAGTAAAGGGTATCAGTGGGTTGGTCTGTATGTTACTGAGTGGGCGGACGCACAAACTGCGCTTATTACGCTCAATCCCGTACAGCTCGGTCTAGTGAACTGACGCATTTGTTCACGTTCAGGCGTTCGTCCTCAGTGCAGGTCAACAGGTAGGAGACTGTAAacgttttctttaaaaatggttCTTGTTTTAGGTTGTGTATGGGGAGTGTAGAgtacgttaaaaaaaaagtacaaactttAAAAGAATACAATATCCTCTAGACTTTTTATTACCTCTATATATACATTCTACGTTCACTATAGGCTAAATacatatgtaataataaataaatatatgtcatACCCATACAtcaaatgtacataaatatcCCTTTGGCCTTTAATTCGTTTAGATGTAAAGCACGgtgagatttttaaaaaaaaaaagaaaaaaaagaaaaaaaaggcaacaacaacaactacgactacaataataataatactaataataataataataataataataataataataataaagtattattattattatcattataacaacaacaacaataataagaagaaattaataataagtattataattactattattattattattattattattattattattattattagtagtagtagtagtagtagtagtagtagtattgttgtcGTTGTTACTACTGCTGATGATATTGGTATTAGTAAAGTATTAGTAAATATACAGGTAAGTAAACAAGCTGCTTGTGCCTTTGTTATGTTTATGTTGCTTATCTGATGTGGCAGATGGATAGGTGATGAATTAAAAACAGTGAAGCACAAAACAGCATGTTTTTACCACCGAGACTTTAAAGAGCCGGTGCCAAGTAAAGGATATTTACAAATACTTGGTGCAGGCATGTAATTGAGAGGACAAATTTAAAAAGTAGTATTTGTAATGTTCTATCTGATCTCTGAAATAATTTTCGTTCTACCTTCAAATCATTTAGAGACCTCTACACCCATAAATTTGAACTAAGGTGTCTAGCTGAAATTAAGAGAGAAAAGCCTATCAATATCAATTCTCCTGCatctgatgaataaataaattaaaaggcAGGTAGGTTTTTGTTGAAAATTCATAGTATTAGCTACTGAGCTAATTAATCCTTAATTTAAGGTTGATAATAAAGAATGTGACGTGCTAGTTATCGGCGTTGTGACGTCTATCTGACAGTGTTCAGCACAGGGagtgaagcagagagagaagcTGTGTACCACTGATAAATGGGCGCTTACACACCACACCCGCAGCCACAGGGGCAAGAAAAAAGCCTTAGCCATGTGAAGTGTGCCACTTAATCTTTAGGGCTGAAGGGCAAGAAGTGTGCTACTTAATCTTTAGGGCTGATGGGTGGTGGTCATTAAAATGGATGAAACACAAGTGTTCGCATAATACTGTTTAAACATAatactgtttgtttctttgtttctgctATACcaattgtttatattattataaatattagacCATCTGGAATAATTATGATCGAAAAATACTAATGTAACGAGCCATTAAtactaatttaatttattggaACGCAAAacatattactgtatgttatgtggattataaatgatatacTTACtatttatactatactatactatttaTACTATAACACTGAAGTCTTTTTACAATCcttcattaaacaaacaaacaaacaaacaaacatatagataacgcaaataaaaatataatttttaattacaaactTTTAATTACAAGATTTTAAATGTAGATACTTGCTTAGAAATTAAATTAGCAGAATCTTATTGTAGCTACATAGAATTAAAAGGAATTATAATCTTCTTTCTGTTaggtgttttgttgtgtctacCTCATTGGGGCTAAATATAAatgactctttctttctccttccgTCAGCTGGTGAAGTCATGTCTGCCTTTCTGCATCGTTGTCCATTCCTGAAGTCCTCTCCGGTCCCGACTTTGAGACATGTAGGGGGATTTTTGGGGATGGCTGACCGATGCCCCATCATTCTCCGCCGGATCAGCGTACAGTCCACTCAGGGTCAGGATGAAAATGGTAAGCTGCTGTCAGTAAAACATGTCATTCACAGAGCATGACATAGGCACATGTAGCCTACTACTACTGCACTTTCTTTGGTAGTGCATGGTAGCGATTATTGAGCCTACTAGATAATTAATTAAGACACATTAGGCACAGGCAAGAAACAACTTGTCAAAGCACCAGGATTGTCAAGCATCTGCTGCTATAGATGATCCCAGGACATATGATATATGATTTATAAACGCTTTACCCTTTATGAAGGTTTAACCCATAGAGTTAGTATTCTATTTAAGCATTTaaggctactactacttctactactacttctactactactgctactaatgTACGTGCGAAAGAGGTTTAAAAGGTTTAAGAATTAGATAAACAGAAAATCTGGAATTTTtttaccacatttttttttattctggcaTTCTGCTTATTTTGTACAAATCTATAATTGATTCATGTCTGAAGTATTTTTCTGTACAGGTTTGCTGCCACATAAGGAAACCAAACGCTCCTTGGCTACATCTGCTGCTCAGGTTGCTGTGTCCATGACTAAGGCCTGTCCCTTTGTCTCCTCTAAGATTGGACTAGTTAAAGCTAGCCCTCAATTTCAGGAGGATGTCCACTCAGCACTGCCTCCTATTTCAGAGGAGGAAGTAACTTCAGGTAAATCTGCTGCTTTTACACTACAATGAGTTGAATATTATGTGCTGAAATATAAAGAAGATATAATGTAAGAATAGCATACTTTATAAACAGTACATTTAATGgctatattgtagtttatatttgtataaatcttTGTGTTTCTTGTGCTGCTCTCGTCTATGTAGGAACAATCAGCTCTGTGTTTAGTGGTTTACAGGGACTTCAGTCATCTTTCCCAACACACCTTCTGAAAGACAACATTGGTTAGTGCATATTGTAGTTTATTCAAACATGAATATGATGGGATATGTACGTTAAATTGTTCTGTTGGTAGTTTgtgaagatatttttatttttttatcttcacaCTCAGTCGGACCCAGTTTTGACTATGATGACTTCTTCACTCAGAAGATCATTGAGAAGAGGAATGATCACACCTACCGTGTCTTTAAGACGGTGAATCGGTTTGCAGATGTTTTCCCCTTTGCTGAGGATTATTCTGTTCCAGGTCGCATTGGCTCACAGGTGTCTGTTTGGTGCAGCAACGACTACTTGGGCATGAGTCGTCATCCACGTGTCATCAAAGCAATATGGTCAGCTCCCAACAGATCTTCCTGATCTGAAGAATTTAAAAGCATATTATTTCTTAGTAATGAACTTCAAGAACATGATTTTAATGAAGCTGCTAATTGACAATGCATTTAAACTACATTCATTAATGATCTGTATCTCAGGgacgttttggaaaaaaatggtGCAGGAGCAGGTGGCACCAGGAATATCTCTGGGACAAGTTACTACCATGTGGCTCTTGAGAAAGAACTGGCCCTTCTTCACCGAAAAGATGCAGCCCTTGTCTTCTCCTCATGCTTTGTGGCCAACGATTCCACCCTATTCACTCTGGCAAAAATGCTTCCAGGTAATCATTGAGACATCAGATACAGTTCCATTCTCCCACAGACATTTTTGGTGACTTTGTTGAAGGTGCAGTTTGCAATTGTTTCcattctttaatttaatttaatttaatttaatttaatttaatttaatttaatttaatttaatttaatttaattttgctatttattgtttattataaattttcCAGTGCTGTCTATATATTAAATGTTCTGTtggattttatttagtttcataAATAATATCTAATTGCTATTTTACATATATCTGTTTAGGGTGTGAAATCTATTCAGACATGGGGAATCATGCCTCCATGATTCAGGGCATCAGGAATAGTGGAGCCAACCGTTTCATCTTCCGTCACAATGATGCAAAACATCTAGAAGAGCTTCTCAGTCGTGCTGATCCAAAGACACCTAAAATTGTGGCATTTGAAACAGTGCACTCCATGGACGgtgagaaaatattttgtattgtaaAAAAATGACTGTAGTTCTGAGTAAAACTGTAAAACAGAGGCAAGTCTAAGTACAAATGACAATACTTTAATAGAGAAGAGGTCTTAAGGACAGACTTGCTTTTAATTAAATACCTATTTTATCCATTCCAGTGTAAGCACTTGATATTATTTTTACCCTAGGTGCTATCTGCCCTCTGGAAGAGCTGTGTGACGTTGCACACAAATATGGAGCTCTCACCTTTGTGGATGAGGTTCATGCAGTAGGCCTGTATGGACCACATGGAGCAGGGGTCGGTGAGAGAGATGGCATCATGCACAAGATTGATATTGTCTCTGGTACACTGGGTAAGAAAGacttaatatttcatatttcatatttcatatttcttaatatgtaatattaacattacaatacattttttaagtatAGTCCATTTCATTAACCTTTTGATGTCTTGCATGTGTGCAGGTAAGGCATTTGGCTGTGTGGGAGGCTACATAGCCAGCACTGCTGCACTGGTGGACACAGTGCGATCCTATGCAGCAGGCTTCATCTTCACCACTTCACTGCCTCCAATGGTGCTGGCTGGAGCT
The genomic region above belongs to Tachysurus vachellii isolate PV-2020 chromosome 11, HZAU_Pvac_v1, whole genome shotgun sequence and contains:
- the alas2 gene encoding 5-aminolevulinate synthase, erythroid-specific, mitochondrial — encoded protein: MSAFLHRCPFLKSSPVPTLRHVGGFLGMADRCPIILRRISVQSTQGQDENGLLPHKETKRSLATSAAQVAVSMTKACPFVSSKIGLVKASPQFQEDVHSALPPISEEEVTSGTISSVFSGLQGLQSSFPTHLLKDNIVGPSFDYDDFFTQKIIEKRNDHTYRVFKTVNRFADVFPFAEDYSVPGRIGSQVSVWCSNDYLGMSRHPRVIKAIWDVLEKNGAGAGGTRNISGTSYYHVALEKELALLHRKDAALVFSSCFVANDSTLFTLAKMLPGCEIYSDMGNHASMIQGIRNSGANRFIFRHNDAKHLEELLSRADPKTPKIVAFETVHSMDGAICPLEELCDVAHKYGALTFVDEVHAVGLYGPHGAGVGERDGIMHKIDIVSGTLGKAFGCVGGYIASTAALVDTVRSYAAGFIFTTSLPPMVLAGALESVRVLMSSEGQALRRAHQRNVKHMRQLLLDAGLPVINCPSHIIPIRVGNAEKNSKVCDILLERHNIYVQAINYPTVPRGEELLRLAPSPFHNPIMMDYFVEKLVDIWQEVGLPLNTSATASCTFCDRPLNFDLMSEWEKSYFGNMEPRYITVAAQ